In Asterias rubens chromosome 15, eAstRub1.3, whole genome shotgun sequence, a genomic segment contains:
- the LOC117300324 gene encoding serine/threonine-protein phosphatase 6 regulatory ankyrin repeat subunit A-like isoform X3 gives MSQGVFSLSDMVIQQLDHEPPLVQAVFYGDADEVRGLVYMNEDVNSTDMERRTPIHAAAFRGEAEIVDFLAQSGARVNTKDSRWLTPLHRAVASKSLSTVKMLLKHSADVNARDKNWQTPLHVAAANNAIEIADTLMMHLSTVNVTDRAGRTSLHHAAFNGHVNMVKLLASKGGTVNAQDKKERRPLHYASYMGHVDVVKSLLENDADIGCRDRNHFTPLHGAAASGQVSVVRVLLDFGAKADVVNVHGNTPLHVACLNGNDLVLRELIQHGADVNVLNHKGQSPLHLAAVSPHGGMCLEILLSEGADVNIRCKDGRMPLHMIALQGRYTRAESLIEHISVTYQPKSPQSAKHVTEVLIEHGATVDCADKNGNTPLHLAAQNGHQELLVTLLMHGAVPTRRGIHGMLPLHLAALNGYTMCCKKLLEAAECDINALDDNGRTCVHCAACSGNVDCLDLLIRSGADFSLTDKEGRTPLHYASGNANHQCTLSLVAMKSSVNSLDTRECSPLHYAAAADMEADCVEHLLHNNANPRLRDVNGYNTLHYAAANGHCLAAEKLQAVAASDLLNTSGSTPLTTPLHLAAYNGHVDVLHVLMRSIVNLDIQDANGRTALDLAAFKGHLDCVEALVMQGATILVNDSVSKRSPLHAAAYNGHAECLRILLENADQEGAVDCLDNQARTPLMVAVSNGHTDATLLLLQHGASLSAKDIHHRTALHRGAANGHEECVDALLQSQANTSCSDVKGRTPLHMAAACGHVGILGALLQAGCTNYLDSNGYTPLHWACYNGHEHCVELLLEQDPKMFFKGNSFTPLHCAVLNDNESCAEILIETLGDEIVNIQDRKGRTPLHASALNDQVECLQLMLKHSGQPNIPDKYGKTCVMVAAESGAAGTIELVVSSSGADLNVLDSQKNTALHLACQQKHEACALMILEKLEDVSIINMANSDNQTPLHIAAQNGLVSVVQELISKGASLLALDNKGYTPALSCAATDKIADCLAIILAHMLPFSPASTATNSRIALAMSGELGRLRNASLEYTDGNRSRGESNADTSDSETY, from the exons ATGTCACAAGGTGTCTTTTCTCTGTCCGACATGGTGATCCAGCAGCTCGATCACGAG CCACCCTTGGTTCAAGCTGTGTTCTATGGTGATGCGGATGAGGTGCGAGGTCTTGTGTATATGAATGAAGATGTTAACAGCACG GACATGGAGCGTCGGACTCCGATCCACGCAGCAGCCTTCCGAGGTGAAGCAGAGATTGTTGACTTCTTAGCACAGAGTGGTGCAAGAGTTAACACTAAGGACAGTAGATGGTTAACTCCTCTACACAGGGCTGTAGCATCTAAGAGCCTG AGCACAGTAAAGATGTTGTTGAAGCATAGCGCAGACGTCAACGCTCGTGACAAGAACTGGCAGACACCACTTCATGTAGCTGCAGCAAATAACGCCATTGAGATTGCAGATACACTCATGATGCATCTTAGTACAGTGAACGTAACGGATAGAGCTGGAAGGACTAGTTTACATCATGCTGCATTCAATGGCCATGTTAAT ATGGTGAAACTTCTTGCATCCAAAGGAGGAACCGTTAACGCTCAAGACAAGAAAGAACGACGTCCCCTTCACTATGCTTCCTACATGG GTCATGTTGATGTTGTCAAGTCGCTTCTTGAGAATGATGCAGATATTGGATGTAGAGATCGGAATCATTTCACTCCGCTTCACGGAGCAGCTGCAAGTGGTCAGGTCAGCGTTGTTAGAGTGCTTCTCGATTTTGGTGCTAAG GCTGATGTAGTGAATGTCCATGGGAACACACCACTCCATGTTGCTTGCCTTAATGGGAATGATCTGGTGCTCAGGGAATTGATCCAGCATGGTGCAGATGTCAATGTACTCAACCATAAAGGCCAG TCTCCTCTTCATCTTGCTGCCGTTTCTCCTCATGGTGGTATGTGTCTTGAGATTCTTCTAAGTGAAGGAGCAGATGTCAACATTCGATGTAAAGATGGTCGGATGCCACTACACATGATTGCACTGCAGGGACGCTACACCAGAGCAGAGAGTCTTATCGAACACA TATCAGTCACCTACCAACCAAAATCGCCCCAGTCTGCTAAACATG TAACAGAAGTTTTAATAGAGCATG GTGCGACCGTTGACTGCGCTGATAAGAATGGCAACACACCCCTTCATCTAGCTGCTCAAAATGGACATCAAGAACTCCTTGTCACTTTACTTATGCATGGAGCTGTACCTACAAG GCGTGGCATCCATGGAATGTTACCTCTTCATCTTGCTGCTCTTAATGGATACACGATGTGCTGTAAGAAACTCCTTGAAGCAG cagagtgtgataTTAATGCATTGGATGACAATGGTAGAACATGCGTCCACTGTGCAGCATGCTCAGG AAATGTGGACTGCTTGGATCTTCTGATCCGTAGCGGTGCCGACTTCAGTCTGACGGACAAAGAAGGTCGTACACCTTTACACTACGCATCTGGGAACGCTAATCATCAGTGTACATTGTCCCTGGTGGCTATGAAGTCAAGTGTGAACTCTCTTGACACCAGAGAATGCTCTCCGCTTCACTATGCTGCAGCTGCTGATATGGAAGCAGA ttGTGTAGAGCATTTACTTCATAACAACGCTAATCCAAGGCTCAGGGATGTCAATGGATACAACACACTGCATTACGCTGCAGCTAACGGACACTGTTTAGCTGCTGAAAAG cTCCAAGCCGTAGCTGCGAGTGATCTTCTAAACACCAGTGGATCAACACCTCTTACCACCCCTCTTCATCTTGCG GCGTATAACGGTCATGTAGATGTCCTTCATGTTTTGATGCGGTCAATAGTCAATCTGGACATCCAGGATGCAAACGGTCGTACAGCCCTTGACCTGGCTGCATTCAAGGGTCATTTAGATTGTGTTGAAGCGCTAGTCATGCAAGGAGCTACTATTTTAGTTAATGACTCTGTGTCAAAGAGATCACCTTTACATGCTGCTG CATATAACGGGCACGCAGAATGCCTGAGAATCCTTCTAGAGAATGCTGACCAAGAGGGGGCAGTAGACTGCCTTGATAATCAAGCGCGTACACCGTTAATGGTAGCTGTTAGTAACGGGCATACCGATGCTACTCTTCTGCTCCTACAACATGGGGCTAGTCTAAGTGCTAAAGATATCCATCATAGAACTGCACTTCACCGCGGG GCTGCAAACGGTCATGAGGAATGTGTAGATGCCCTTCTTCAAAGCCAAGCAAACACTTCCTGTTCAGATGTCAAAGGTCGTACTCCCCTTCATATGGCAGCAGCGTGCGGCCATGTTGGAATACTGGGGGCGCTGTTACAGGCTGGATGCACAAACTACCTAGATAGTAATGGGTATACTCCGCTACACTGGGCTTGCTATAACG GTCATGAGCATTGTGTAGAGTTGCTTCTTGAACAAGATCCTAAGATGTTCTTCAAAGGCAACTCCTTCACGCCTTTACACTGCGCTGT CCTTAATGACAACGAATCCTGTGCAGAGATTCTGATTGAGACACTAGGAGATGAGATTGTCAACATTCAAGATCGTAAAGGAAG GACCCCACTCCACGCCAGTGCTCTGAATGATCAGGTAGAATGTCTTCAGCTGATGTTAAAACACAGCGGGCAACCCAACATTCCAGATAAGTATGGCAAGACTTGTGTCATGGTGGCTGCTGAAAGTGGAGCTGCTGGAACTATAG AGTTGGTTGTTAGCAGCTCCGGTGCTGATCTTAACGTCTTGGATTCTCAGAAGAACACAGCCTTGCACCTTGCCTGTCAACAG AAACATGAAGCCTGTGCGCTGATGATTCTAGAGAAGTTAGAGGATGTTAGTATTATCAACATGGCTAACAGTGACAACCAAAC ACCCCTTCATATAGCAGCACAGAATGGTCTGGTTTCTGTGGTCCAAGAGTTGATATCCAAAGGAGCCAGTCTATTAGCGTTAGATAACAAAG GTTACACCCCTGCTCTTAGTTGCGCAGCAACTGACAAGATTGCCGACTGTCTAGCGATCATCTTAGCTCACATGTTGCCATTCTCTCCAGCAAGCACAGCCACTAATTCCCGCATCGCTCTAGCTATGAGCGGAGAGCTTGGCCGGTTACGGAATGCAAGCCTAGAGTATACAGATGGGAATAGGAGTAGAGGTGAAAGTAATGCCGATACATCCGACTCTGAGACCTATTAA
- the LOC117300324 gene encoding serine/threonine-protein phosphatase 6 regulatory ankyrin repeat subunit A-like isoform X1, with protein sequence MSQGVFSLSDMVIQQLDHEPPLVQAVFYGDADEVRGLVYMNEDVNSTDMERRTPIHAAAFRGEAEIVDFLAQSGARVNTKDSRWLTPLHRAVASKSLSTVKMLLKHSADVNARDKNWQTPLHVAAANNAIEIADTLMMHLSTVNVTDRAGRTSLHHAAFNGHVNMVKLLASKGGTVNAQDKKERRPLHYASYMGHVDVVKSLLENDADIGCRDRNHFTPLHGAAASGQVSVVRVLLDFGAKADVVNVHGNTPLHVACLNGNDLVLRELIQHGADVNVLNHKGQSPLHLAAVSPHGGMCLEILLSEGADVNIRCKDGRMPLHMIALQGRYTRAESLIEHISVTYQPKSPQSAKHVTEVLIEHGATVDCADKNGNTPLHLAAQNGHQELLVTLLMHGAVPTRRGIHGMLPLHLAALNGYTMCCKKLLEAAECDINALDDNGRTCVHCAACSGNVDCLDLLIRSGADFSLTDKEGRTPLHYASGNANHQCTLSLVAMKSSVNSLDTRECSPLHYAAAADMEADCVEHLLHNNANPRLRDVNGYNTLHYAAANGHCLAAEKLQAVAASDLLNTSGSTPLTTPLHLAAYNGHVDVLHVLMRSIVNLDIQDANGRTALDLAAFKGHLDCVEALVMQGATILVNDSVSKRSPLHAAAYNGHAECLRILLENADQEGAVDCLDNQARTPLMVAVSNGHTDATLLLLQHGASLSAKDIHHRTALHRGAANGHEECVDALLQSQANTSCSDVKGRTPLHMAAACGHVGILGALLQAGCTNYLDSNGYTPLHWACYNGHEHCVELLLEQDPKMFFKGNSFTPLHCAVLNDNESCAEILIETLGDEIVNIQDRKGRTPLHASALNDQVECLQLMLKHSGQPNIPDKYGKTCVMVAAESGAAGTIELFCAPSDSIDGSLELVVSSSGADLNVLDSQKNTALHLACQQKHEACALMILEKLEDVSIINMANSDNQTPLHIAAQNGLVSVVQELISKGASLLALDNKGYTPALSCAATDKIADCLAIILAHMLPFSPASTATNSRIALAMSGELGRLRNASLEYTDGNRSRGESNADTSDSETY encoded by the exons ATGTCACAAGGTGTCTTTTCTCTGTCCGACATGGTGATCCAGCAGCTCGATCACGAG CCACCCTTGGTTCAAGCTGTGTTCTATGGTGATGCGGATGAGGTGCGAGGTCTTGTGTATATGAATGAAGATGTTAACAGCACG GACATGGAGCGTCGGACTCCGATCCACGCAGCAGCCTTCCGAGGTGAAGCAGAGATTGTTGACTTCTTAGCACAGAGTGGTGCAAGAGTTAACACTAAGGACAGTAGATGGTTAACTCCTCTACACAGGGCTGTAGCATCTAAGAGCCTG AGCACAGTAAAGATGTTGTTGAAGCATAGCGCAGACGTCAACGCTCGTGACAAGAACTGGCAGACACCACTTCATGTAGCTGCAGCAAATAACGCCATTGAGATTGCAGATACACTCATGATGCATCTTAGTACAGTGAACGTAACGGATAGAGCTGGAAGGACTAGTTTACATCATGCTGCATTCAATGGCCATGTTAAT ATGGTGAAACTTCTTGCATCCAAAGGAGGAACCGTTAACGCTCAAGACAAGAAAGAACGACGTCCCCTTCACTATGCTTCCTACATGG GTCATGTTGATGTTGTCAAGTCGCTTCTTGAGAATGATGCAGATATTGGATGTAGAGATCGGAATCATTTCACTCCGCTTCACGGAGCAGCTGCAAGTGGTCAGGTCAGCGTTGTTAGAGTGCTTCTCGATTTTGGTGCTAAG GCTGATGTAGTGAATGTCCATGGGAACACACCACTCCATGTTGCTTGCCTTAATGGGAATGATCTGGTGCTCAGGGAATTGATCCAGCATGGTGCAGATGTCAATGTACTCAACCATAAAGGCCAG TCTCCTCTTCATCTTGCTGCCGTTTCTCCTCATGGTGGTATGTGTCTTGAGATTCTTCTAAGTGAAGGAGCAGATGTCAACATTCGATGTAAAGATGGTCGGATGCCACTACACATGATTGCACTGCAGGGACGCTACACCAGAGCAGAGAGTCTTATCGAACACA TATCAGTCACCTACCAACCAAAATCGCCCCAGTCTGCTAAACATG TAACAGAAGTTTTAATAGAGCATG GTGCGACCGTTGACTGCGCTGATAAGAATGGCAACACACCCCTTCATCTAGCTGCTCAAAATGGACATCAAGAACTCCTTGTCACTTTACTTATGCATGGAGCTGTACCTACAAG GCGTGGCATCCATGGAATGTTACCTCTTCATCTTGCTGCTCTTAATGGATACACGATGTGCTGTAAGAAACTCCTTGAAGCAG cagagtgtgataTTAATGCATTGGATGACAATGGTAGAACATGCGTCCACTGTGCAGCATGCTCAGG AAATGTGGACTGCTTGGATCTTCTGATCCGTAGCGGTGCCGACTTCAGTCTGACGGACAAAGAAGGTCGTACACCTTTACACTACGCATCTGGGAACGCTAATCATCAGTGTACATTGTCCCTGGTGGCTATGAAGTCAAGTGTGAACTCTCTTGACACCAGAGAATGCTCTCCGCTTCACTATGCTGCAGCTGCTGATATGGAAGCAGA ttGTGTAGAGCATTTACTTCATAACAACGCTAATCCAAGGCTCAGGGATGTCAATGGATACAACACACTGCATTACGCTGCAGCTAACGGACACTGTTTAGCTGCTGAAAAG cTCCAAGCCGTAGCTGCGAGTGATCTTCTAAACACCAGTGGATCAACACCTCTTACCACCCCTCTTCATCTTGCG GCGTATAACGGTCATGTAGATGTCCTTCATGTTTTGATGCGGTCAATAGTCAATCTGGACATCCAGGATGCAAACGGTCGTACAGCCCTTGACCTGGCTGCATTCAAGGGTCATTTAGATTGTGTTGAAGCGCTAGTCATGCAAGGAGCTACTATTTTAGTTAATGACTCTGTGTCAAAGAGATCACCTTTACATGCTGCTG CATATAACGGGCACGCAGAATGCCTGAGAATCCTTCTAGAGAATGCTGACCAAGAGGGGGCAGTAGACTGCCTTGATAATCAAGCGCGTACACCGTTAATGGTAGCTGTTAGTAACGGGCATACCGATGCTACTCTTCTGCTCCTACAACATGGGGCTAGTCTAAGTGCTAAAGATATCCATCATAGAACTGCACTTCACCGCGGG GCTGCAAACGGTCATGAGGAATGTGTAGATGCCCTTCTTCAAAGCCAAGCAAACACTTCCTGTTCAGATGTCAAAGGTCGTACTCCCCTTCATATGGCAGCAGCGTGCGGCCATGTTGGAATACTGGGGGCGCTGTTACAGGCTGGATGCACAAACTACCTAGATAGTAATGGGTATACTCCGCTACACTGGGCTTGCTATAACG GTCATGAGCATTGTGTAGAGTTGCTTCTTGAACAAGATCCTAAGATGTTCTTCAAAGGCAACTCCTTCACGCCTTTACACTGCGCTGT CCTTAATGACAACGAATCCTGTGCAGAGATTCTGATTGAGACACTAGGAGATGAGATTGTCAACATTCAAGATCGTAAAGGAAG GACCCCACTCCACGCCAGTGCTCTGAATGATCAGGTAGAATGTCTTCAGCTGATGTTAAAACACAGCGGGCAACCCAACATTCCAGATAAGTATGGCAAGACTTGTGTCATGGTGGCTGCTGAAAGTGGAGCTGCTGGAACTATAG AACTCTTCTGTGCACCTTCAGATTCCATTGACGGATCGTTGG AGTTGGTTGTTAGCAGCTCCGGTGCTGATCTTAACGTCTTGGATTCTCAGAAGAACACAGCCTTGCACCTTGCCTGTCAACAG AAACATGAAGCCTGTGCGCTGATGATTCTAGAGAAGTTAGAGGATGTTAGTATTATCAACATGGCTAACAGTGACAACCAAAC ACCCCTTCATATAGCAGCACAGAATGGTCTGGTTTCTGTGGTCCAAGAGTTGATATCCAAAGGAGCCAGTCTATTAGCGTTAGATAACAAAG GTTACACCCCTGCTCTTAGTTGCGCAGCAACTGACAAGATTGCCGACTGTCTAGCGATCATCTTAGCTCACATGTTGCCATTCTCTCCAGCAAGCACAGCCACTAATTCCCGCATCGCTCTAGCTATGAGCGGAGAGCTTGGCCGGTTACGGAATGCAAGCCTAGAGTATACAGATGGGAATAGGAGTAGAGGTGAAAGTAATGCCGATACATCCGACTCTGAGACCTATTAA